The following proteins are co-located in the Plasmodium vinckei vinckei genome assembly, chromosome: PVVCY_11 genome:
- a CDS encoding CPW-WPC family protein produces MDKIFFYFFLFFFGLANCMFPWTKKRKAVNQMIIIKDMSNEIKRKSESLPTQKDIANQIHKIDKEVIDNLNKEIIKEENIIKHKPHVCSEPSYERDYSYLCPDDWVKNSSDQCWGMDYDGHCESVKYFQDYTDDEKKEFELNCCVSWPKLKKTVHKQKRDDTLRGSINPNNGLIVKPNK; encoded by the exons atggataaaattttcttttatttttttttgtttttttttgggcTTGCTAATTGTATGTTTCCATGGACAAAAAAGAGAAAGGCGG TGAAccaaatgataataataaaag atATGTCTAATGagataaaaaggaaatctGAATCTCTCCCAACCCAAAAGGACATT GCAAACCAAATACAcaa AATAGACAAAGAAGTTAtagataatttaaataaagaaataattaaagaagagaatataataaagcaTAAACCCCATGTATGCTCAGAACCTTCCTATGAAAGAGATTATTCTTATTTATGCCCAGATG aTTGGGTAAAGAACTCTAGTGACCAATGTTG GGGTATGGATTATGATGGACATTGTGAGTCCGTAAAGTATTTCCAAGATTACACTGACGACgaaaaaaaggaattt gAACTCAACTGTTGTGTATCATGGCCTAAATTAAAGAAGACTGTGCATAAGCAAAAGAGAGACGATACATTAAGAGGATCA ATAAATCCAAATAACGGATTAATTGTTAAACCAAATAAGTGA